The Brasilonema sennae CENA114 genome includes a region encoding these proteins:
- a CDS encoding SAF domain-containing protein, translated as MQLRLKTRHNIYRFLMQLLFKPSLSQWITMLALFVGILGATYLETQTKIEIQVPNRDLPAYYQIKPGDLSSKTYAQKDIPSQILKNSQELVNRYTLTKIPKQKPLTEKLVSSKIDPNRLVDTVVVGIPATPAMILGGNLQAGDTVEMTLVPTTTKAKSLPSPVVFPNILVLDVNSVSQASASSTSVVVVALPLKRQQEFASKSLGATFLLTRKL; from the coding sequence ATGCAGCTAAGACTCAAAACTCGCCATAATATCTATCGTTTCCTCATGCAGTTGCTGTTCAAACCATCCCTCAGCCAATGGATAACTATGCTGGCTTTGTTTGTTGGAATTCTTGGGGCTACCTACCTCGAAACTCAAACTAAAATTGAAATTCAAGTTCCCAACCGAGATTTACCCGCCTATTATCAGATAAAACCAGGCGATCTCAGCTCAAAAACTTACGCTCAAAAAGACATTCCTTCACAGATTTTAAAAAACTCCCAAGAACTTGTAAATCGTTATACCTTGACCAAAATTCCTAAGCAAAAGCCTTTAACTGAAAAGCTTGTTAGCTCTAAAATCGACCCAAATCGCCTTGTTGATACTGTTGTCGTTGGTATTCCTGCAACACCTGCCATGATATTAGGTGGTAACTTACAAGCAGGCGATACTGTAGAAATGACACTTGTACCCACTACAACTAAAGCAAAATCTTTACCATCTCCTGTGGTATTTCCTAACATCTTAGTGTTGGATGTAAACTCAGTGTCTCAAGCCAGTGCTTCATCGACATCTGTGGTCGTAGTTGCCTTGCCCTTAAAGCGTCAGCAAGAATTTGCTAGCAAAAGTCTTGGTGCAACCTTCTTGCTTACCCGCAAGCTTTAA
- a CDS encoding DUF1822 family protein — MKLNLQELRRLYPEQIWQEFSEKELKQRESTIRRYSNQTAQNNADLNFWCLNAFRTWLKENLGDSITVLPSEADLPTIWDVVNGTAITIGKTRLVLIPDEATDTETLTVSQEWVDIPDWVADYYLAIQVNIDAGWMCVWGFTSHRTLKDKGNYDPIYRTYSLERDYVITDLDVLWLAQEMGLEEKANVEQLKFLSHSTAKDLLVRLSKPSPYSPRLDVSFQEWGALLASNNWRNRLYEMRQEKASGKLKQFIAENYALVSNGWQDIQAFFSPEKVQVQLDYSLRNTTEVSNSSLHWQGKLIYLKKEITVLLKVAFIKEADGRVGVCVQVYPGSEETYLPANLKLALLSNSEVLESVTSGKSSLYIELPYFKCQLGTQFCIEIALQDSNHVENFYIY; from the coding sequence ATGAAACTGAATTTGCAAGAGCTAAGAAGACTTTATCCTGAACAAATTTGGCAGGAGTTTTCAGAAAAAGAGTTGAAACAGAGAGAATCAACTATCCGGCGTTATTCCAATCAAACTGCTCAAAATAATGCAGATTTAAACTTTTGGTGTCTCAATGCTTTTAGAACTTGGCTGAAGGAAAACCTTGGCGATTCGATAACAGTGTTACCCAGCGAAGCTGATTTACCAACTATTTGGGATGTTGTCAATGGTACAGCCATTACTATTGGTAAAACCCGACTTGTTCTAATTCCTGATGAAGCAACAGATACAGAGACATTGACAGTATCGCAAGAATGGGTTGATATTCCTGACTGGGTGGCAGACTATTACTTAGCGATACAAGTTAACATTGATGCAGGCTGGATGTGTGTTTGGGGATTTACTAGCCACCGTACTCTGAAGGATAAAGGCAACTACGATCCAATTTACCGCACATATTCTCTGGAACGAGATTATGTGATTACAGATTTAGATGTGCTATGGCTAGCACAAGAAATGGGTTTGGAGGAAAAAGCAAATGTAGAGCAATTGAAATTTTTATCTCATTCTACTGCAAAAGATTTGTTAGTGAGATTGAGTAAACCATCTCCTTATTCTCCTCGTCTTGATGTGAGTTTTCAAGAATGGGGTGCGCTGTTGGCTAGCAATAACTGGCGGAATCGTTTATATGAGATGCGACAAGAAAAAGCATCTGGTAAATTGAAGCAATTTATAGCAGAAAATTATGCATTAGTAAGTAACGGATGGCAAGATATTCAAGCTTTTTTCAGTCCAGAAAAAGTGCAAGTGCAATTAGATTACAGCTTAAGAAATACTACTGAAGTCAGTAATAGTAGTCTTCATTGGCAAGGTAAACTTATTTACCTAAAGAAAGAGATAACGGTATTACTGAAAGTTGCTTTTATAAAAGAAGCAGATGGCAGGGTTGGAGTATGTGTTCAAGTATATCCAGGGTCAGAAGAAACATACTTACCTGCAAATCTTAAGCTGGCTTTGCTGTCTAACTCAGAAGTACTAGAAAGTGTAACTTCTGGAAAATCTTCTCTTTATATTGAACTCCCCTACTTTAAATGTCAGTTGGGGACTCAGTTCTGTATTGAAATTGCGCTGCAAGACTCAAATCACGTAGAAAATTTTTATATTTATTAG
- a CDS encoding ATP-binding protein, translating into MPANWKRIDKPNQSHQSQANVTVSSDTSSETSEIQRMEIFVPETPNRSLNNLIVSAKVKTQIETALNSIRFHDVLYHEWNLKKIDPHGHRVAINLFGPPGTGKTFCAEAIAHHLGKPIIRVNYAEIESKYVGETPKNIKAAFNKARETGAILFFDEADSILGKRLTNVTQSADHGVNVSRSVMLLELDNFNGIVIFATNLPGNYDGAFVRRIQAHIEFELPNEDCLVQLWNLLLPTEVPRAEYITIQWLAQESIGLAGGDILNVVKLAASQAVVRTGEERRILQSDIQNAVTQVKLGKEKVGTGFSYHNQSTATVVKEEIVSPEELPSDVRDKYEQVLEQDNVSDAIAVGT; encoded by the coding sequence ATGCCAGCAAATTGGAAAAGAATCGATAAACCTAACCAATCTCATCAATCTCAAGCTAATGTAACCGTTTCGTCGGATACTAGCTCTGAAACTTCTGAAATCCAGCGGATGGAAATATTTGTCCCAGAAACACCCAACCGCAGCCTAAATAACTTGATTGTATCAGCTAAGGTTAAAACCCAAATTGAAACAGCCTTAAACAGCATTCGTTTTCATGATGTGCTGTACCACGAGTGGAACTTAAAAAAGATTGACCCTCATGGACATCGAGTAGCAATTAATCTGTTTGGTCCACCGGGAACGGGAAAGACGTTTTGCGCTGAGGCGATCGCTCACCACTTAGGTAAACCAATCATCCGTGTAAACTATGCAGAGATTGAATCTAAGTACGTAGGAGAAACTCCAAAAAATATTAAAGCAGCTTTCAACAAAGCCCGTGAAACCGGAGCAATATTATTCTTTGACGAAGCTGATTCAATTCTTGGCAAGCGACTCACCAATGTTACCCAAAGTGCCGATCACGGAGTCAATGTTAGCCGTTCCGTTATGTTGTTGGAGTTAGATAACTTCAATGGAATCGTGATTTTTGCTACTAATTTACCAGGAAACTACGATGGGGCTTTTGTAAGACGAATTCAAGCACATATTGAGTTTGAACTTCCAAACGAAGATTGCCTTGTGCAATTGTGGAATTTACTACTACCTACAGAAGTTCCCCGTGCAGAATATATTACCATTCAATGGTTAGCGCAAGAATCTATAGGTTTAGCTGGTGGAGATATTCTCAATGTAGTCAAGTTAGCTGCAAGCCAAGCTGTTGTCCGGACTGGAGAAGAGCGAAGGATTTTACAATCAGATATTCAAAACGCCGTCACCCAAGTCAAGCTTGGCAAAGAAAAAGTTGGTACTGGATTCTCTTATCACAACCAATCTACTGCAACAGTAGTTAAAGAAGAGATAGTTTCACCTGAAGAATTACCTTCTGACGTTCGTGATAAATACGAGCAAGTCTTGGAACAGGATAATGTTTCCGATGCTATTGCTGTTGGAACTTAA
- a CDS encoding CHAT domain-containing protein, translating to MVKILKIKLGKGDLENGFNHVIIELESKYGTLSLVSSLASATDTKVIECYQEWKSSHQEFYKSLSHRAANQQIEFEQPNSNVQPSKITFQYQKLKDAINDWLHTRDFCAKEKQIRTALGQEDKIMVIISTEDAFAWRLPWHLWSFFDDYRNAGVVLSTSEFKKVNSNNNDFSRPKVLAIVDNRQNKNDLESWTKTKNINLNVLSGDELSNQNLLQKISDELYEQSYNILFFAGHSSSDINNGSPSFFIKPNEPLSIKQLENALSEAIKKGLQLAIFNSCDGLGIARDLLTFNLPKVVVMREDVPNKVAEEFLKYFLEEFIKKKGTPAFLAVRRARERLQGLEDQFPSASLLPVMCSNPATKPLVIYRKSKWLFRYAKNWFAKLKTYFLQGFQTFRHPSNR from the coding sequence ATGGTTAAAATCTTAAAAATTAAATTGGGTAAAGGAGATTTAGAGAATGGATTTAATCATGTAATAATTGAGCTAGAAAGTAAATATGGAACGTTATCGCTAGTTTCCAGTTTAGCATCTGCTACAGATACAAAAGTAATAGAGTGTTATCAAGAATGGAAATCTTCACATCAAGAATTCTACAAATCATTAAGCCACCGCGCTGCAAATCAACAAATTGAATTTGAGCAACCAAACTCCAACGTGCAGCCGTCTAAGATAACCTTTCAATATCAAAAATTAAAAGATGCCATAAATGATTGGCTACATACTAGAGATTTTTGTGCAAAAGAAAAGCAGATCCGCACTGCATTAGGTCAAGAAGACAAAATTATGGTGATAATTTCAACAGAAGATGCCTTCGCATGGCGGTTACCGTGGCATTTATGGAGTTTTTTTGATGACTACAGAAATGCAGGTGTAGTATTAAGCACTTCTGAATTTAAAAAAGTTAATTCAAACAATAACGATTTTTCTCGTCCAAAAGTTCTGGCAATTGTTGATAATAGACAAAATAAGAATGATTTGGAATCTTGGACAAAAACAAAGAACATTAATTTGAATGTTTTATCAGGAGACGAACTTTCAAATCAGAATCTACTACAAAAGATTTCAGATGAATTGTACGAGCAATCGTATAATATTCTTTTCTTTGCTGGCCATAGTTCTAGTGATATAAACAATGGTAGTCCAAGCTTTTTCATAAAACCTAACGAACCCCTGAGCATTAAGCAGCTAGAAAATGCCTTGAGCGAAGCTATTAAGAAGGGGTTGCAATTAGCGATTTTTAACTCTTGCGATGGGTTAGGAATAGCACGAGATTTACTTACTTTCAATCTGCCAAAAGTAGTTGTTATGCGCGAGGATGTGCCTAATAAAGTTGCAGAGGAATTTCTCAAATATTTTTTGGAAGAGTTTATAAAGAAGAAAGGTACACCCGCCTTTTTAGCAGTACGAAGAGCAAGGGAAAGGCTGCAAGGATTGGAAGATCAATTTCCTAGTGCAAGTTTGTTACCAGTTATGTGTTCTAATCCAGCTACAAAGCCATTAGTTATTTATCGCAAATCAAAGTGGCTCTTCAGGTATGCAAAAAATTGGTTTGCTAAGCTTAAAACCTATTTTTTACAAGGTTTTCAGACTTTTCGCCATCCAAGTAACAGATAA